One genomic segment of Theobroma cacao cultivar B97-61/B2 chromosome 6, Criollo_cocoa_genome_V2, whole genome shotgun sequence includes these proteins:
- the LOC18597113 gene encoding LOB domain-containing protein 27 gives MTLKGGTASACAACKYQRRKCTPECPLAPYFPAEQARVFQNAHKLFGVSNILKILKNLNPAQQAEAMRSIKYQSNVRDQFPVYGCLGVIRQLQYQIQLVEEELHAVHAQLEMYRQHHQISSIADDVPSQLELGMAPPSNALPLFNQVPQQHYNSLAALPVSMQHSYSNSSNVDYSSSYMDSKENVANSLWVQHPFATNNNTDNGSTMAIQSQLVAPQTVAVQQQVVQDYDEIHPFFDAIDDRQSYIDSKEPYESSSEESLKDTTQSVEHVAENELKSAAACFSLTSVN, from the exons ATGACCCTTAAGGGTGGCACCGCCAGTGCCTGTGCCGCGTGCAAGTACCAGAGGCGGAAGTGCACTCCCGAATGTCCCCTTGCTCCTTATTTCCCAGCTGAGCAAGCCAGGGTTTTCCAAAACGCTCACAAATTATTTGGCGTAAGCAACATTCTTAAGATATTAAAGAACCTAAATCCTGCCCAACAGGCTGAGGCCATGCGTTCTATCAAATACCAATCCAATGTGCGCGACCAATTCCCTGTTTATGGATGCTTAGGGGTCATTCGTCAGTTACAGTATCAAATTCAGCTGGTTGAAGAGGAACTTCATGCAGTGCATGCACAGCTTGAAATGTACAGGCAACATCATCAGATATCTTCGATTGCTGATGATGTGCCTTCACAGCTAGAACTAGGCATGGCACCGCCTAGTAATGCTCTCCCTCTCTTCAATCAGGTCCCACAACAGCATTACAATTCCCTGGCTGCTTTGCCGGTTTCAATGCAGCACTCTTACTCTAATAGCAGTAATGTTGATTATAGCTCTTCTTACATGGATTCCAAGGAGAATGTGGCAAATTCTTTGTGGGTTCAACATCCTTTTGCCACGAACAATAACACCGATAATGGCAGTACAATGGCAATACAATCTCAGCTGGTTGCCCCTCAGACCGTGGCTGTCCAACAGCAAGTTGTTCAAGATTATGATGAAATCCATCCATTTTTCGATGCCATTGACGACAGACAGTCTTATATTGATTCCAAAGAACCCTACGAATCAAG CTCTGAAGAATCATTGAAAGACACAACACAATCTGTGGAACATGTTGCGGAAAATGAATTGAAGAGTGCTGCCGCTTGCTTCAGTCTTACCAGTGTCAACTGA